Proteins encoded within one genomic window of Bradyrhizobium sp. 186:
- a CDS encoding ABC transporter permease subunit, whose amino-acid sequence MSFDAIITGRTSGGRLLFTAITALSLAIMYAPVLYLLLASLNPDVQLGLVPPSRYSLKWYFALLDDGRLAGALKESVLVGLATAALATPIGLSAALAYRTMTRLRGVFLLVILSAMFVPGTIEGLGLSATLRVVGLAPSWATIAIGHLLWTLPFVAVVSLIGLLAVRPSTIAAARDLGAGPIRTFVDITLPLMRTNLISSFVFAFLLSLNEQARAYYLAGRQNTLPLYMFGAMNSGASPTIYAFSGAIIVISVAVVVLVFAGLVRSLRLV is encoded by the coding sequence ATGAGCTTCGATGCAATCATCACGGGACGCACCAGCGGCGGCCGGCTTTTGTTCACCGCTATCACGGCGCTGAGCCTAGCAATCATGTATGCGCCTGTTCTGTACCTGCTGCTTGCATCGCTGAATCCGGACGTGCAGCTTGGTCTCGTTCCGCCGAGCCGCTATAGCCTCAAATGGTATTTTGCGCTTCTCGACGATGGCCGCCTCGCCGGGGCTCTCAAGGAAAGCGTGCTGGTCGGGCTCGCAACAGCCGCACTGGCGACGCCGATCGGCCTCTCCGCTGCGCTCGCCTACCGGACGATGACGCGCCTGCGCGGCGTATTCCTCCTCGTCATTCTCTCGGCCATGTTCGTCCCGGGTACGATTGAGGGCCTCGGTCTGTCGGCGACTCTGAGAGTTGTCGGTCTCGCCCCATCTTGGGCCACCATCGCAATCGGACACCTTCTGTGGACGCTGCCGTTCGTCGCTGTGGTCTCGCTCATCGGCCTGTTGGCGGTGAGGCCCAGCACCATCGCGGCGGCCCGCGACCTCGGCGCCGGGCCGATACGGACCTTCGTCGACATAACCCTGCCGCTTATGCGCACCAATCTCATCTCAAGCTTCGTATTTGCATTTCTCCTTTCACTGAACGAGCAGGCGCGCGCCTACTACCTGGCCGGTCGCCAGAACACGCTTCCGCTTTATATGTTCGGCGCGATGAATTCGGGTGCCTCGCCGACCATCTACGCATTTTCAGGCGCGATCATCGTCATCTCGGTCGCAGTCGTCGTCCTGGTCTTTGCCGGCCTAGTCCGAAGTTTGCGCTTGGTTTGA
- a CDS encoding IS1634 family transposase, with translation MFIETIPNRGSPPAVLLREAYRDEHGRAQKRTLANLSKLPVDLIGGLKALLKGGTVIGTGPDEIQIERSLPHGHVAAALGTIRRIALDRLILSTTKDEASRRHYDLVVAMIVDRLIAPRSKLGFVRAVDQETAISSLGSVLRLGKVKEREAYEALDWLVERQARIETGLARRHLQDGVLVLYDVSSSYFEGRCCPLARYGHSRDHRGDRPQIVYGLLCTREGLPIAVEVFDGNTADPKTLSSQVQKIKDRFGISRMVLVGDRGMITSARIRDDLKPAGVDWITCLRAPAIQALAAENGPLQLSLFDDRDLAEISAPDLFPGERLIVCRNRDLAAERARKREDLLAATEHELARVQAQVQRKHSALRSSAQIGIAVGAVLDRKKMAKHFDVEVADGYLSWQRRIEQIEEEARLDGIYVIRTSIPAGHLDAAEAVQAYKDLSRVERSFRSMKTIDLEIRPIRHWTAQHVRAHVFLCMLAYHVEWHLREALAPLLFHDTDLEAARGERTSPVAKTEPSEAAKAKKATKRSADGHHVMSFDALIAHLGTLVRNTMRVPLHTKHRFMLHSTPTSVQEAAFKLLDLDPLRVQ, from the coding sequence ATGTTCATCGAGACGATTCCCAATCGAGGCTCGCCGCCTGCGGTGCTGTTGCGGGAGGCGTATCGCGACGAGCATGGCCGCGCGCAGAAGCGGACCTTGGCCAATCTGAGCAAGCTGCCGGTGGATTTGATTGGCGGACTGAAGGCTCTGCTCAAGGGCGGCACGGTGATTGGCACCGGACCGGACGAGATTCAAATCGAGCGCTCACTGCCTCACGGCCATGTTGCAGCGGCGCTCGGGACGATCCGCAGAATTGCACTGGATCGGCTGATTTTAAGCACGACGAAGGATGAGGCATCGCGACGCCATTACGATCTGGTGGTAGCCATGATCGTTGATCGGTTGATTGCGCCACGCTCGAAGCTTGGCTTTGTACGGGCGGTGGATCAGGAGACGGCAATCTCCAGCCTCGGATCGGTTCTGCGCCTGGGCAAGGTGAAGGAGCGCGAGGCCTATGAGGCGCTCGATTGGCTGGTCGAGCGCCAGGCGCGGATCGAGACCGGCTTGGCGCGGCGACATCTCCAGGACGGCGTGCTGGTGCTCTACGACGTCAGCTCGTCCTACTTTGAGGGCCGCTGCTGTCCGCTGGCGCGCTATGGCCATAGCCGCGATCACCGGGGCGACCGGCCGCAGATTGTCTACGGGCTGCTCTGTACGCGTGAGGGGCTGCCGATTGCGGTTGAAGTCTTCGACGGCAACACGGCCGATCCGAAGACGCTGAGTTCTCAAGTCCAAAAGATCAAGGATCGCTTCGGGATCAGCCGTATGGTGTTGGTCGGGGATCGGGGAATGATCACCTCGGCACGCATCCGCGATGATCTCAAGCCGGCGGGCGTCGATTGGATCACCTGCCTGCGCGCGCCGGCGATCCAGGCTTTGGCGGCGGAGAACGGGCCGCTGCAGCTGTCGCTGTTCGATGACCGCGATCTCGCCGAAATCAGCGCCCCTGACCTGTTCCCAGGCGAGCGGCTGATCGTCTGTCGCAATCGCGATCTGGCAGCCGAACGAGCGCGCAAACGCGAGGATCTGCTGGCCGCGACCGAGCACGAACTTGCCCGCGTTCAAGCGCAGGTCCAGCGCAAACACTCTGCGTTGCGCAGTTCCGCCCAGATCGGCATCGCGGTTGGTGCGGTTTTGGACCGCAAGAAGATGGCCAAGCACTTCGACGTCGAAGTGGCCGATGGCTATCTCTCATGGCAGCGACGGATCGAGCAGATCGAGGAAGAGGCTCGCCTCGACGGCATCTACGTCATCCGAACCAGCATACCCGCTGGGCATCTCGACGCTGCAGAGGCGGTTCAGGCCTACAAGGACCTGTCGCGAGTCGAACGCAGCTTCCGGTCCATGAAAACCATCGATCTCGAAATACGGCCGATCCGCCACTGGACGGCACAGCACGTGCGGGCCCATGTCTTCCTGTGCATGCTGGCCTATCACGTCGAATGGCACCTGCGAGAAGCCTTGGCGCCGCTGTTGTTCCACGACACCGACCTTGAGGCCGCCCGGGGAGAACGGACCTCTCCCGTCGCCAAGACCGAACCATCTGAGGCGGCGAAGGCCAAGAAGGCAACAAAGCGATCAGCCGACGGCCATCACGTCATGAGCTTCGATGCGCTCATCGCCCATCTCGGCACGCTGGTCCGAAACACGATGCGCGTGCCCCTTCACACCAAGCATCGCTTCATGCTCCATTCCACACCAACCTCCGTCCAGGAGGCCGCGTTCAAGCTGCTCGATCTTGACCCGCTGCGTGTCCAGTAA
- a CDS encoding metallophosphoesterase, whose translation MDEDILRKLEIRLGPLHARQRLGVERDHEAQVFGQGLTFFHLENSSWAEWIIRNVLKATGLYWRARQNAERILVKRNEMRFKTLPPLFEGFTILHVSDLHVDMNEVAMNRLIELVGSMQYDVCVLTGDYRGRTVGPFQPALDGVARVATHLKQPIYAVLGNHDTIQMVPGLEAMGIRVLLNECETIVRKDQRIYLAGIDDAHFFRVDNIEKAALSIPRGEFSILLSHTPEVYHQAAHANFDLMLSGHTHGGQICLPRSIPIKLEAVLPRRMGAGPWQYRDMTGYTSVGAGSSVVPVRLNCPPEITLHHLRRG comes from the coding sequence GTGGACGAAGACATTCTGCGCAAACTCGAGATCCGTCTCGGGCCGCTCCATGCCCGGCAGCGATTGGGGGTTGAGAGAGATCACGAAGCTCAGGTATTTGGCCAGGGCCTCACATTTTTTCACCTTGAAAACTCATCTTGGGCCGAGTGGATCATTCGAAATGTTCTGAAGGCAACAGGGCTCTACTGGCGTGCACGACAGAATGCAGAACGCATTCTCGTCAAACGAAACGAAATGAGGTTCAAGACATTACCGCCCCTCTTTGAGGGCTTCACCATTCTCCACGTTAGCGACCTTCACGTGGATATGAATGAAGTTGCCATGAACAGACTCATCGAGCTGGTTGGCAGCATGCAGTACGATGTGTGTGTCCTAACTGGCGATTATCGGGGTCGGACTGTTGGGCCGTTCCAGCCCGCGCTGGATGGTGTCGCGCGAGTGGCAACTCATCTGAAACAGCCAATCTATGCCGTGCTCGGCAACCACGATACGATTCAGATGGTTCCCGGGCTCGAAGCCATGGGCATTCGCGTGCTGCTCAATGAATGCGAAACAATCGTTCGCAAGGACCAACGGATCTATCTGGCGGGAATCGACGATGCACATTTCTTCAGAGTGGACAACATCGAAAAAGCCGCTCTCTCGATACCCCGCGGTGAGTTCTCGATCTTGTTGTCTCACACACCGGAGGTCTATCATCAGGCTGCCCATGCCAACTTTGATCTGATGCTGAGCGGACACACCCACGGCGGTCAGATTTGTCTCCCCAGATCCATTCCCATCAAGCTTGAGGCGGTACTGCCAAGACGGATGGGGGCTGGGCCTTGGCAGTACAGAGATATGACCGGCTATACTTCCGTTGGTGCCGGCTCGAGCGTCGTTCCCGTGCGCCTCAATTGCCCGCCGGAAATTACCTTGCACCATTTACGCCGCGGCTGA